The Aeromicrobium yanjiei genome includes a region encoding these proteins:
- a CDS encoding phytoene desaturase family protein: MSTSYDAVVIGAGPNGLVAANHLIDQGWSVVVLEAQAEVGGAVKSSRDVHPDFVHDTFSAFYPLAHASPTIRSFDLEDHGLRWRHSPAVLGHPLPDGSWAMLHRDRTVTADLFEQAHPGDGDAWLELCGQWDRIGDQMVKALLSPFPPVRHGVGALARLRSVGGLDFVKTMLTPASDLGRARFGGVGPRLIIAGNAGHADIPLNAPGSGLMGVLMSMLGQTVGFPAPEGGAGGLAHALARRFESLGGEIVLSAEATRIQVTDRRATAVFAAGERYVARRAVVADVVAPHLYGGLVIDEDLPTRTMKSMRSFELDPGTVKVDWALDGPVPWASRPPHDPGTFHVADSVEQMTEALGQVSARVIPANPFMLAGQMTTTDPSRSPAGTESLWAYTHVPQDTLADGGDEGIRGTWDRDDCERFADRMQARIERLAPGFGSKILSRRVMGPHELEHADANLIGGAINGGTSQLHQELVFRPVPGLGRAETPIRGLYLGSASAHPGGGVHGGPGMNAARAALAHSRVRRATGGLLR; this comes from the coding sequence ATGAGCACAAGCTACGACGCGGTCGTCATCGGGGCCGGCCCCAACGGGCTGGTCGCAGCCAACCACCTGATCGACCAGGGCTGGTCGGTCGTCGTCCTGGAGGCGCAGGCGGAGGTCGGCGGCGCGGTCAAGAGCTCGCGCGACGTCCACCCCGACTTCGTCCACGACACCTTCAGCGCGTTCTATCCGCTGGCCCACGCCTCCCCGACGATCCGCTCGTTCGACCTGGAGGACCACGGTCTGCGCTGGCGGCACTCCCCGGCCGTGCTGGGTCACCCGCTGCCCGACGGCAGCTGGGCGATGCTGCACCGCGACCGGACGGTGACCGCGGACCTCTTCGAGCAGGCCCATCCCGGGGACGGCGATGCCTGGCTCGAGCTGTGCGGGCAGTGGGACCGCATCGGCGACCAGATGGTCAAGGCCCTGCTGTCGCCGTTCCCGCCCGTCCGTCATGGCGTCGGTGCGCTGGCCCGGCTCCGCAGCGTGGGTGGCCTCGACTTCGTCAAGACGATGCTGACTCCCGCGAGCGATCTCGGTCGAGCGCGCTTCGGTGGCGTCGGCCCCCGCCTGATCATCGCGGGCAACGCCGGCCACGCCGACATCCCGTTGAACGCCCCCGGCTCTGGCCTCATGGGCGTCCTGATGTCGATGCTCGGGCAGACCGTCGGGTTCCCGGCCCCCGAGGGCGGCGCGGGCGGGCTCGCCCACGCCCTGGCGCGACGCTTCGAGTCGTTGGGCGGCGAGATCGTGCTGTCGGCCGAGGCGACCAGGATCCAGGTGACCGACCGGCGCGCCACCGCCGTCTTCGCCGCCGGCGAGCGGTACGTCGCCCGCCGCGCAGTCGTCGCGGACGTCGTGGCACCTCACCTCTACGGCGGGCTCGTCATCGACGAGGACCTCCCGACGCGGACCATGAAGTCGATGCGCTCGTTCGAGCTCGACCCCGGGACGGTCAAGGTCGACTGGGCGCTGGACGGACCGGTCCCGTGGGCGTCCCGCCCGCCCCACGACCCCGGCACGTTCCACGTCGCGGACTCCGTCGAGCAGATGACCGAGGCGCTCGGCCAGGTGTCCGCACGCGTCATCCCGGCGAACCCGTTCATGCTCGCGGGGCAGATGACCACGACGGACCCGTCGCGCTCACCCGCCGGCACCGAGTCGCTGTGGGCGTACACCCACGTCCCGCAGGACACGCTCGCCGACGGCGGCGACGAAGGCATCCGGGGCACGTGGGACCGCGACGACTGCGAGCGCTTCGCCGACCGCATGCAGGCGCGCATCGAGCGACTCGCGCCGGGCTTCGGCAGCAAGATCCTCAGCCGACGGGTCATGGGTCCGCACGAGCTGGAGCACGCGGACGCCAACCTGATCGGTGGTGCCATCAACGGTGGCACCTCGCAGCTCCACCAGGAGCTGGTCTTCCGTCCGGTGCCGGGGCTCGGCCGCGCCGAGACCCCCATCCGCGGGCTGTATCTCGGCTCGGCCTCGGCGCACCCGGGCGGAGGCGTGCATGGCGGGCCGGGGATGAACGCTGCCCGTGCCGCGCTGGCGCACTCGCGCGTCCGGCGGGCGACAGGCGGACTGCTGCGCTGA
- a CDS encoding histidine phosphatase family protein → MGDELWIGVVRHGESTANVAATSAARDGLDLIDVAEREADVPLSDLGRRQAESLARRMHDLPTDERPDLVITSPFLRARQTAEIAMEGLGVPRRVDERLRDRDLGVLDLHTAQGIRASFPAESERRTRHGKFYYRPPGGESWADVALRLRAVLREIEQDHPGGRVLLFAHDVVVTLVRYVLEDLEEPALIEEAAKSPIGNASLSSWTGGRGAWRRETFNDVSHVQDDSAAEPTKEDPADER, encoded by the coding sequence ATGGGGGACGAACTGTGGATCGGTGTGGTGCGGCATGGCGAGAGCACCGCGAACGTGGCAGCCACATCGGCGGCGCGTGACGGTCTGGACCTGATCGACGTCGCGGAGCGCGAGGCCGACGTGCCGTTGTCCGATCTCGGCCGGCGTCAGGCGGAGAGCCTCGCCCGGCGAATGCATGACCTGCCGACCGATGAGCGGCCCGATCTGGTGATCACCTCGCCGTTCCTGCGCGCGCGGCAGACCGCGGAGATCGCGATGGAGGGGCTCGGCGTCCCTCGTCGGGTCGACGAGCGGCTGCGCGACCGCGACCTCGGCGTGCTGGACCTGCACACCGCGCAGGGGATCCGTGCCTCCTTCCCGGCCGAGTCCGAGCGCCGCACCCGGCACGGCAAGTTCTACTACCGTCCGCCGGGCGGCGAGTCCTGGGCGGACGTGGCCCTGAGGCTCCGGGCCGTCCTCCGCGAGATCGAGCAGGACCACCCCGGAGGCAGGGTCCTGCTGTTCGCGCACGACGTCGTGGTGACCCTCGTCCGCTACGTCCTGGAAGACCTCGAGGAGCCCGCGCTGATCGAGGAGGCGGCCAAGTCGCCGATCGGCAATGCGTCCCTCAGCAGCTGGACCGGTGGCCGCGGCGCCTGGCGCCGCGAGACCTTCAACGACGTGTCGCACGTGCAGGACGACAGTGCAGCCGAACCCACCAAGGAGGATCCGGCCGATGAGCGATGA
- a CDS encoding HNH endonuclease signature motif containing protein encodes MATSTAPTTEDLSDVVRWQARAEAYAIGRMVDYRDAEMARTALIESSLRRKIERSAIALTIGEATGMSEAQIHLRLSIADRVREKTPLVWEAFVDGLIDFSRLRDISATIEKLHREESIARLESRVIGYATSHTGAELRQWLRRFVQRVEADLAIERAETERADRHVTVTHGDDSMSWLNAYLPSHQAAAIEARLRKDTRKPVEPDDDRTVAQREADLLVAWCTSSDAATSAVDANIAVTVGADVLAGATPGFAESTDGAWAVPAPWLAEVIATGSTFWHRIVVDPVTDDVLSHEYVGRFAPDTLAVALQFLHGVCQAPGCRVPSGRCDLDHRIAHPVGPTSGDNMGPLCRRHHNLKSHGLLHWSTSPPQPPPEPLVIELYPPTPSIEMEYVAA; translated from the coding sequence ATGGCCACCAGCACAGCACCGACGACAGAGGATCTGTCCGACGTCGTGCGCTGGCAGGCCCGAGCCGAGGCGTACGCGATCGGCCGGATGGTCGACTATCGCGACGCGGAGATGGCACGGACTGCACTGATCGAGTCGTCGCTGCGGCGCAAGATCGAGCGATCCGCGATCGCGCTGACGATCGGCGAGGCGACTGGGATGTCGGAGGCGCAGATCCACCTACGGCTGTCGATCGCCGACCGCGTGCGCGAGAAGACGCCCCTCGTGTGGGAGGCATTCGTCGACGGGCTGATCGACTTCTCTCGGCTCCGCGACATCAGCGCGACCATCGAGAAGCTGCACCGCGAAGAATCCATCGCCCGCCTCGAGAGTCGGGTCATCGGCTACGCGACCAGCCACACCGGCGCCGAGCTGCGGCAGTGGCTGCGCCGGTTCGTCCAGCGTGTCGAGGCCGACCTCGCGATTGAACGGGCCGAGACCGAACGCGCCGACCGGCACGTGACGGTCACTCACGGGGATGACTCGATGTCCTGGCTCAACGCCTACCTGCCGTCCCACCAGGCAGCCGCCATCGAAGCCCGCCTTCGCAAGGACACTCGCAAGCCGGTCGAGCCCGATGACGACCGCACGGTCGCTCAGCGCGAGGCGGACCTGCTCGTCGCTTGGTGCACCAGCTCGGACGCCGCCACCTCAGCCGTTGACGCGAACATCGCGGTCACCGTCGGGGCAGACGTCCTCGCCGGTGCGACACCGGGGTTCGCGGAGTCGACCGACGGGGCCTGGGCTGTCCCGGCCCCTTGGCTTGCCGAGGTGATTGCGACCGGGAGCACGTTCTGGCACCGCATCGTCGTCGACCCGGTCACCGACGACGTCCTTTCGCACGAATATGTTGGCCGGTTCGCACCCGACACCCTCGCGGTTGCCCTGCAGTTCCTGCACGGGGTCTGCCAGGCACCCGGCTGCAGGGTGCCCTCGGGGCGGTGCGATCTCGACCACCGAATAGCCCACCCGGTTGGTCCCACCAGTGGCGACAACATGGGACCGCTGTGTCGAAGACACCACAACCTCAAGAGCCACGGCCTGCTCCACTGGTCGACCAGCCCACCGCAACCACCACCCGAGCCCCTCGTCATCGAGCTCTACCCACCGACGCCCTCCATCGAGATGGAGTACGTCGCGGCCTGA
- a CDS encoding DUF3618 domain-containing protein, translating to MIEQDIESTREDLSRNFDALADRVSPSRVVGRRVDSVKGRITGAKDSVMGVAGSASDASGSAVGSLSDTAGSVSRRAEGNPLAAGLIAFGAGWLVSSLLPASNAEAKLANQAVDTAKEQGQPLVDHAKSVAQEVGDDMKGKAAEAASDVKDTATQSAQHVKDEGQSAAEGVRNDVS from the coding sequence GTGATCGAGCAAGACATCGAGAGCACGCGTGAGGATCTGTCGCGCAACTTCGACGCCCTCGCCGACCGGGTCAGCCCGAGTCGGGTCGTGGGCCGTCGCGTCGACAGCGTCAAGGGCCGGATCACCGGTGCCAAGGACAGCGTGATGGGGGTGGCCGGCTCGGCGTCGGACGCCTCGGGGTCCGCGGTCGGCAGCCTGTCGGACACGGCCGGCTCCGTCTCGCGCCGGGCCGAGGGCAACCCCCTCGCCGCCGGACTCATCGCGTTCGGTGCCGGGTGGCTCGTCTCGTCGCTGCTGCCCGCCAGCAACGCCGAGGCCAAGCTCGCCAACCAGGCCGTCGACACCGCGAAGGAGCAGGGCCAGCCCCTGGTCGACCACGCGAAGTCGGTGGCACAGGAGGTCGGCGACGACATGAAGGGGAAGGCCGCCGAGGCCGCCTCCGACGTGAAGGACACGGCCACCCAGTCCGCCCAGCACGTCAAGGACGAGGGACAGTCGGCCGCCGAGGGCGTCCGCAACGACGTCTCGTAG
- a CDS encoding zinc-dependent alcohol dehydrogenase: MKALTWQGTENVSVEDVPDPRIEQPNDAIIKVTSTAICGSDLHLYKVLGPYLHPGDVLGHETMGIVEEVGPEAGDLQVGDRVVVPFNISCGHCWMCSRGLFAQCETTQNTQYGKGASLFGYTDLYGAVPGGQAEYLRVPQAQFGPIKVPDEVPDERYLYVSDVLPTAWQAFAFADVAEGQTLAVFGLGPIGQMTARIAKDAGVRVIGIDRVPERLELARQWGFDVIDLDAVDDVPSAVLDLTEGRGADGTVDAVGMEAHGNPVAEKAITAAGMLPSAVAKPVIDRLAIDRVAALTAAIKSVRRGGTVSVSGVYGGEIDPMPMMEMFDRGITMRLGQCHVKRWTDDIVKVLQKDADVLGTESLATHRLPLAEAAGAYEMFQKKQDGCIKVVLKP, from the coding sequence ATGAAGGCACTGACCTGGCAGGGCACCGAGAACGTCTCCGTCGAGGACGTCCCGGATCCGCGCATCGAGCAGCCGAACGACGCGATCATCAAGGTGACGTCGACGGCGATCTGCGGCTCGGACCTGCATCTGTACAAGGTGCTCGGACCGTATCTCCACCCCGGCGACGTGCTGGGCCACGAGACGATGGGCATCGTGGAGGAGGTCGGCCCCGAGGCCGGTGACCTCCAGGTCGGTGATCGCGTGGTGGTGCCGTTCAACATCTCGTGCGGCCACTGCTGGATGTGCTCACGCGGACTGTTCGCCCAGTGCGAGACGACGCAGAACACGCAGTACGGCAAGGGCGCGTCGCTGTTCGGATACACCGATCTGTACGGCGCGGTCCCCGGCGGCCAGGCCGAGTACCTGCGGGTGCCGCAGGCCCAGTTCGGGCCGATCAAGGTTCCCGACGAGGTGCCGGACGAGCGCTACCTGTATGTCTCGGACGTCCTGCCGACCGCTTGGCAGGCCTTCGCGTTCGCGGACGTCGCCGAGGGGCAGACTCTCGCCGTGTTCGGCCTTGGGCCGATCGGGCAGATGACCGCCCGCATCGCGAAGGACGCCGGCGTGCGGGTCATCGGGATCGACCGGGTGCCCGAGCGACTGGAGCTGGCCCGTCAGTGGGGTTTCGACGTCATCGACCTCGACGCTGTCGACGATGTCCCGTCCGCAGTCCTGGACCTGACAGAAGGCCGCGGGGCCGACGGGACCGTCGACGCCGTCGGCATGGAGGCGCACGGCAACCCGGTGGCGGAGAAGGCGATCACCGCCGCAGGGATGCTTCCCTCGGCGGTCGCCAAGCCGGTGATCGACCGGCTCGCGATCGACCGGGTGGCAGCCTTGACGGCAGCCATCAAGTCCGTGCGCCGCGGCGGCACGGTCTCGGTCAGTGGCGTCTACGGCGGCGAGATCGACCCGATGCCGATGATGGAGATGTTCGACCGCGGCATCACGATGCGGCTGGGCCAGTGTCACGTGAAGCGGTGGACCGACGACATCGTCAAGGTCCTGCAGAAGGACGCCGACGTGCTCGGCACCGAGTCGCTGGCGACGCACCGCCTGCCGCTGGCCGAGGCGGCCGGCGCGTACGAGATGTTCCAGAAGAAGCAGGACGGCTGCATCAAGGTCGTGCTCAAGCCATGA
- a CDS encoding SDR family NAD(P)-dependent oxidoreductase, producing MTTGPRVILVTGASSGCGRATALRAADAGDHLVLVARGAGSLEEVAAECRSRGAASAMVVPTDVGDDVAVAACIEQVQQAHPVLDAVIHCAGVVAYGRTEEVPADVFDGVVRTNLTGSINVARHVLPVLRRQEAGTLVVLGSVIGHIGVPSMSPYVLSKWGVRALARQLQLENRDLRDVHIAYVSPGGVDTPIYQQAAAYDGFLGRPPPPVSSPEKVARVALRQLDHPRARTQVNLSNRVMQLGFSGMPALYDLMVGPLFRLAATDRTSPVAPTEGNVLQSREAGNGLTGSLGNPIAGIARNAVALARSVTGRAA from the coding sequence ATGACGACCGGTCCGCGCGTCATCCTCGTCACCGGCGCCTCGAGCGGCTGCGGCCGCGCCACGGCCCTGCGGGCTGCGGACGCAGGCGACCACCTGGTGCTCGTCGCCCGGGGGGCCGGTTCCCTCGAGGAGGTCGCGGCCGAGTGCCGGTCGCGCGGGGCCGCATCGGCCATGGTGGTGCCGACCGACGTGGGGGACGACGTCGCCGTCGCCGCCTGCATCGAGCAGGTGCAGCAGGCCCACCCGGTTCTCGACGCGGTCATCCACTGCGCCGGGGTGGTTGCGTACGGCCGCACCGAGGAGGTGCCCGCCGACGTCTTCGACGGGGTGGTGCGCACCAACCTGACCGGCTCGATCAACGTCGCCCGCCACGTGCTGCCGGTGCTGCGTCGGCAGGAGGCCGGGACGTTGGTGGTGCTGGGCTCGGTGATCGGGCACATCGGCGTCCCCTCGATGAGCCCCTACGTCCTCAGCAAGTGGGGGGTCCGGGCGCTGGCCCGCCAGCTGCAGCTGGAGAACCGTGACCTGCGCGACGTCCACATCGCGTACGTCTCCCCGGGCGGCGTCGACACTCCGATCTACCAGCAGGCGGCGGCGTACGACGGATTCCTCGGCCGACCGCCCCCGCCGGTGTCCTCGCCCGAGAAGGTCGCCCGGGTCGCCCTGCGACAGCTGGACCACCCGCGCGCCCGGACCCAGGTCAATCTGTCCAACAGGGTGATGCAGCTGGGCTTTTCCGGGATGCCGGCGCTCTACGACCTGATGGTCGGCCCGCTGTTCCGGCTGGCGGCCACCGACCGCACGTCGCCGGTGGCCCCGACCGAGGGCAACGTCCTGCAGTCCCGCGAGGCGGGCAACGGCCTCACCGGGTCGCTCGGCAACCCCATCGCCGGGATCGCCCGCAACGCGGTCGCCCTGGCCAGATCGGTCACCGGGAGGGCCGCATGA
- a CDS encoding phage holin family protein: MTEQTPPTAEDPRSIGDIVGEIASDLSNMVRSELDLAKTEAKAEVAKAGKGAGLLGGAAVAGYFALLFLSLCVMFLLGEGMDLQWAALIVFAVWAIGAAVLAVMGRAQMKTVNPALDRTQETLKEDVQWAKNQK; this comes from the coding sequence GTGACGGAGCAGACGCCTCCGACCGCCGAGGACCCGCGGTCGATCGGTGACATCGTCGGCGAGATCGCCTCGGACCTCAGCAACATGGTCCGTTCCGAGCTCGACCTGGCCAAGACCGAGGCCAAGGCCGAGGTCGCCAAGGCCGGCAAGGGGGCCGGGCTGCTCGGCGGAGCGGCCGTGGCGGGCTACTTCGCGCTGCTCTTCTTGTCGCTGTGCGTGATGTTCCTGCTCGGCGAGGGCATGGACCTGCAGTGGGCCGCCCTCATCGTGTTCGCCGTGTGGGCCATCGGCGCGGCGGTCCTCGCCGTGATGGGTCGCGCACAGATGAAGACCGTCAACCCGGCACTCGACCGGACTCAAGAAACCCTCAAGGAGGATGTCCAATGGGCAAAGAACCAGAAGTGA
- a CDS encoding NAD(P)H-hydrate dehydratase, translating into MSDDQAVTLTPGRLRSWPLPRPEGDKSSRGTVLVLGGSRSTPGAVLLAGIAALRAGAGKLQLATTESTAAALSIAVPEALVVGLPETERGAVRGQMDEELEGLVRGADVVLIGPGLVDIDETGALLEAVMDVIEPDTRLVVDAYALGALSQRRSLLQGRKVHPVLTPNTGEGARLLDRDLNDDLDEESIEIARTYDCVVSLFGHVADPSGSVWREETADSGLGTSGSGDAAAGVITGLLARGAEPAQAASWGVYVHAAAGQRLSVQHGRTGYLAREIVDGIAPILAELEG; encoded by the coding sequence ATGAGCGATGACCAAGCAGTGACCCTCACCCCCGGACGGCTGCGGTCCTGGCCGCTGCCCCGTCCCGAGGGCGACAAGTCCTCCCGCGGCACGGTGCTCGTGCTGGGCGGCTCCCGCTCGACCCCCGGCGCCGTGCTCCTGGCCGGCATCGCCGCGCTGCGGGCCGGGGCCGGCAAGCTGCAGCTCGCGACGACCGAGAGCACCGCGGCGGCCCTCAGCATCGCGGTGCCCGAGGCGCTGGTCGTCGGCCTCCCCGAGACCGAGCGCGGGGCCGTGCGCGGTCAGATGGACGAGGAGCTCGAGGGCCTGGTCCGCGGCGCCGACGTGGTCCTGATCGGCCCGGGCCTGGTCGACATCGACGAGACCGGCGCCCTGCTCGAGGCGGTGATGGACGTGATCGAGCCCGACACCCGGCTGGTCGTCGACGCGTACGCCCTGGGAGCGCTGTCGCAGCGCCGCTCTCTGCTGCAGGGGCGCAAGGTCCACCCGGTGCTCACCCCGAACACCGGCGAGGGAGCGCGCCTGCTCGACCGCGACCTGAACGACGACCTCGACGAGGAGTCCATCGAGATCGCCCGCACGTACGACTGCGTGGTCTCCCTGTTCGGGCACGTCGCGGACCCGAGCGGCTCGGTGTGGCGCGAGGAGACCGCGGACTCGGGTCTTGGCACCTCCGGCAGCGGCGACGCGGCCGCAGGCGTGATAACCGGTCTGCTCGCCCGCGGTGCGGAGCCGGCGCAGGCGGCGAGCTGGGGCGTCTACGTGCACGCCGCCGCCGGCCAGCGGCTGTCCGTCCAGCACGGTCGCACGGGCTATCTCGCCCGCGAGATCGTCGACGGCATCGCTCCGATCCTGGCTGAGCTCGAGGGGTAG
- a CDS encoding SRPBCC family protein, which translates to MSVNTRIINTSPENVWNVLADGWTYPLWVVGASRVRDVDESWPAVGSLIHHSVGVWPALIDDNSEVLEVDPQRMIRLRARGWPIGEAEVVIELKPSGAHTEVEIREQAVAGPGVLVPEPIKGLTLKWRNTETLRRLAYIAENRPAS; encoded by the coding sequence ATGAGCGTCAACACTCGCATCATCAACACCTCGCCCGAGAACGTCTGGAACGTGCTGGCCGACGGCTGGACGTACCCGCTGTGGGTGGTGGGTGCCTCGCGCGTGCGTGACGTGGACGAGAGCTGGCCCGCCGTCGGCAGCCTGATCCACCACTCGGTGGGCGTCTGGCCCGCGCTGATCGACGACAACAGCGAGGTGCTGGAGGTCGACCCCCAGCGGATGATCCGGCTGCGGGCACGCGGCTGGCCGATCGGGGAGGCGGAGGTCGTCATCGAGCTCAAGCCCTCCGGTGCCCACACCGAGGTCGAGATCCGGGAGCAGGCTGTGGCCGGACCCGGAGTCCTCGTCCCCGAGCCGATCAAGGGCCTCACGCTCAAGTGGCGCAACACCGAGACGCTCCGCCGCCTCGCCTACATCGCGGAGAACCGCCCCGCGTCCTGA